The genomic DNA GCTGCAAGCCGCCACCGGCGCGGCCTACCCCGGCACCTTCCCCCTACCCCAGTTCATCAACCTGATGAACCAGATGCAGGGCATCGTGACGCAGGTGACGATGGGCATGCACATTAGCATCGCATTGCGCAAGCCCACTATTTTGATGAATAACATCTTTAACCCGCACGAATTTGACCTCTACGGCCGGGGCCAGATTGTGCAGCCCAACAAGCAATGCGTGTGCTTCTACCGCGGCACCTGCCGCCTCGGCACCAGCTGCATGGAAGACCTGCCCGCCGAAAAGGTATTCGAGGCGGTAATGGAAAGCGTGCCGCTTCCCGCGCAGGGCAGGCTTTAGACGGCCGGTTGGCTTAGCTCCCGAAAATACGCTTCGATTTTAACTAGATAATCTCTGGTATAAAAATTAACCCGTCGCCGCCACAGGCTTTCAGAACCCAGCATTCGGTGGCGGGTGCCGGTGTAGCTGGCCGTGAGGCGCGCCCGCAGCCACTCCGGGTCCCAATAGCCCCACACGCCCGCTACGTCGTGCAGGTTGACCCACAGCGCCGGGGCCACTTCGTCATAGTTTATCTGCTTGATTTCGAGCCAAGTGAATCCACTGACTACGCAAACCTCGGCCGTGTGCCGCAGCTCGTTGGGCTGCAATTCGGTGTCGAGATACATATCGGCTAAGACTTGCCACACGGGCCACCGCCGGTCGGGTTCGGGCACGGGCGGGCGCTGGCTCATAGCCCGGCTACCTCTTTGAGCGCCGCCACCATCACTTCCCACGAGAATTTTTTGGCTTCCGCCCGCACGCCGGCCGCGAAGGTTTCCTCCCGGTCATTCGCGTAAAAATCCACCAGCGCGTCGGCGATGGCGAGGGGGGTAGGCGGCACCACGTAGCCTACCACGCCAGATGGAATCAACTCAGCCAGCCCACCCACGTCGGTAACCAGCATGGGCCTGCCAAAATGGTACGCCACCTGCGACACGCCGCTTTGGGTGGCGTTTTTGTAAGGCTGAACAACCAGGTCGGCGGCGCTGAAATAATCAGCTACTTTTTCATTCGGAATGAAATCAGTGGCGCGTACCAGTCGATTTTCGAGAGTGTATTTTTTAATTAATGCCTCATAAGGCGCGGCGTCTTCATAAAACTCGCCTGCGATGAGCAGCTTCACCGGCAGGGCCGCCACCCGCGCGTCGGACATTGCTTCGAGTAAGATATCCAGCCCTTTATAAGCGCGGATGAAGCCAAAGAACAGCACGTAGCGAAACTGAGGCGCTAGTCCCAGCGCCACCAACGCGTCGGCCTTCGGCTTGGCCGGCCCAAAGTTGTCGTAAAGCGGATGTGGCCGGTAGAGCGCTGGTTTGTCACGGAAACCCAGCTTTTGCAAATCGGCCAGCACGGCGCGGCTCATGGTTACGAAGCCGTCGCAGGCGCGCAGAAAGTAGCGCGTCAACGGGCCGTCGCCAGGCCCTTTTTCGTGCGGAATCACATTGTCGGTGATGGCCACGATGCGCGTGTGACCGTTGCCGCGTGCCAGCCGCGCCACCGTGCCCAGCGCCGGCCCCATAAACGGCAGCCAGAACCGAAACACCACCAAATCGGGCCGCGCCCGCC from Hymenobacter psoromatis includes the following:
- a CDS encoding glycosyl transferase family 1; protein product: MNVVIIGPAYPLRGGLATYNERLARAFRAAGDEVRIVTFSLQYPGFLFPGQTQFSTEAGPTDLDIEVSINSVNPLSWMGVGRRLRRARPDLVVFRFWLPFMGPALGTVARLARGNGHTRIVAITDNVIPHEKGPGDGPLTRYFLRACDGFVTMSRAVLADLQKLGFRDKPALYRPHPLYDNFGPAKPKADALVALGLAPQFRYVLFFGFIRAYKGLDILLEAMSDARVAALPVKLLIAGEFYEDAAPYEALIKKYTLENRLVRATDFIPNEKVADYFSAADLVVQPYKNATQSGVSQVAYHFGRPMLVTDVGGLAELIPSGVVGYVVPPTPLAIADALVDFYANDREETFAAGVRAEAKKFSWEVMVAALKEVAGL